A genomic segment from Centroberyx gerrardi isolate f3 chromosome 22, fCenGer3.hap1.cur.20231027, whole genome shotgun sequence encodes:
- the spata13 gene encoding uncharacterized protein spata13, which produces MRRADPKDRVLSASEDSLPCLQGSKADPPSLIRSRPLSDIYPFQSPAERSAVPCLLSGCVAQPVTSGHHSDENRLNDINSSAWSSPVIGQPEGKPYSSRIMRLFSNSRKGLVPGHSPTTDGAPSVQGTHSTSGPQAWPGLSGLGVMDSFKKLRSSVLQGIQSRGATGHDGECAPSPSQETVNGMVMTNVGLGPGDATNHLEFSEGYNVSNGGFIGQKLATMSQYGSDYEDYEDEEDDEGDSLQRNTRFSRSIRRAYGAGRISLLDAGQRRLGGSSTDEAVDSQKPVLESKVNVHTEDMNVNTNVKVLSRLSKSAENLHLFKTPFRRKAPSPGPPSPQPDSPRTSRSNGTPSIQRTASASSVDLRGRSVSRWKSPLKAKGHMLKLVGSMTDLTVRRRNSPSPSPSPTSPLSPLSRLHDDYSRRVPCLPAGERQRRPSPTRARVMGEGTERTEAPIEHTPIVHPQPESEANPVQHQALISPVSLEPSERTEQTSPGISSDCESLDVTTTSGYTQKAGWDSPPLSQREPSGSQEQTKVKSPPNEATSDQQGREALLQADEESPTASSTNPPSPTCLSESPTSPSDAATASTETSSVNPRRRPGRARPRPISDYGQLVSRKYSIPDEEAELHPEERTTNGTSHKDYSSKGRCENGDSPENCSMNGDIQSRRQRPISMIGVVDLFPPDAEEKEDRLPSPLSRPPIPSHQVPPYRGVSARFRPSTLSQSTPIGLDRLGRRKLHRVLSDGVSECSATLDDSVSEEEGSFDELSEVTPYLQPGVELSVLNEWISSGHTVYAEALWDHVTMEEQELAFKAGDVIRVLDASHTDWWWGRGADREAWFPSSFVRVRVNQEDSSGESVESVADQEDPAPRDTHSAQHREQMRTNVVQEIMNTERIYIKHLKDICEGYIRQCRKHPGMFTELQLKTIFSNIEDIYRFQRQFLRDLEKKYNKDQPHLSEIGSCFLLQGEGFSIYSDYCNTHPVASAELHRLMKLGRYKHFFEACRLLQQMIDISIAGFLLTPVQKICKYPLQLGELLKYTPKDHSDYNGVSNAYEAMKNVASLINERKRRLESVDTIAHWQVAILHWEGADVLERSSELIHSGELTRIVRQGKTQQRSFFLFDHQLVFCKKDVLRRDLLHYRGRLDMDQTEVVELPDGRDPDLGLTLRNALRLRHTSTLESVCVLCCRKAQDKQRWLQAFARERRRVQEDQEMGIEISDEQRKQAIFNARKAKQGKIKTIGYSGSVPPHHQNLHPLHQRHVTVPTSVPQQQVFSLAEPPKRKPSHLWYAITRNTFFRK; this is translated from the exons ATGAGGAGG GCGGACCCAAAGGACAGAGTCTTGTCCGCAAGTGAAGACTCCCTCCCTTGCCTCCAAGGCTCCAAAGCTGACCCTCCGTCCCTGATCCGGAGCCGACCCCTTAGTGATATATACCCATTCCAGAGTCCTGCTGAGAGGAGTGCAGTCCCATGCCtgctgtctgggtgtgttgCCCAGCCGGTGACCTCAGGTCATCACTCTGACGAGAACAGGTTGAATGACATCAACTCCTCTGCCTGGTCCAGTCCTGTTATAGGTCAACCAGAGGGAAAGCCCTACTCCTCAAGGATTATGAGGCTCTTTTCTAACTCGAGGAAGGGTCTTGTCCCTGGGCACAGTCCAACCACTGATGGGGCCCCTTCAGTCCAAGGCACCCACAGTACCAGCGGCCCCCAGGCCTGGCCAGGTCTCTCAGGACTAGGTGTCATGGACTCCTTCAAAAAGCTCCGCTCCTCTGTGCTCCAGGGTATCCAAAGTAGAGGGGCAACCGGTCACGATGGAGAGTGTGCCCCTTCACCCAGTCAGGAAACAGTTAATGGCATGGTCATGACCAATGTGGGCCTTGGCCCAGGTGATGCAACCAACCATTTGGAGTTTTCAGAAGGATACAATGTATCTAATGGAGGTTTTATTGGCCAAAAGTTGGCCACAATGAGCCAATATGGCTCAGATTATGAGGACtatgaggatgaggaagatgatgaagGAGATAGTCTCCAGAGGAATACGCGGTTCTCAAGGAGTATCAGGAGAGCATATGGAGCAGGACGCATCTCTTTACTTGACGCGGGGCAGAGGAGACTAGGAGGAAGTAGCACAGATGAAGCTGTGGACAGTCAGAAACCAGTTCTGGAGTCCAAGGTCAACGTCCATACAGAGGACATGAATGTGAACACAAATGTGAAGGTGCTGAGCAGACTGAGCAAAAGTGCAGAGAACTTACACCTGTTCAAGACCCCTTTCAGACGCAAAGCCCCATCTCCCGGTCCTCCTTCACCGCAGCCAGACTCCCCAAGGACTAGCAGGTCGAACGGGACACCAAGCATCCAAAGGACAGCCAGCGCCTCATCAGTGGACCTTCGGGGCCGCAGTGTCAGTCGCTGGAAGAGCCCCCTGAAGGCCAAGGGCCACATGCTGAAGCTAGTAGGCAGCATGACTGACCTGACCGTCCGGCGCAGAAACAGTCCCTCCCCCAGCCCTTCCCCTACCTCTCCTCTGTCACCCCTGAGCCGTCTCCATGACGATTACTCCCGCCGTGTGCCTTGTCTGCCAGCCGGTGAGCGGCAGCGCCGGCCCTCGCCCACCAGAGCCCGAGTCATgggagaggggacagagagaacagaggcaCCCATTGAACACACCCCCATAGTCCATCCACAGCCTGAATCTGAAGCCAACCCAGTCCAACACCAGGCCCTTATCAGCCCAGTCTCTCTGGAACCCTCAGAGCGGACGGAACAGACTTCGCCCGGTATCTCTTCTGATTGTGAATCACTAGATGTAACCACAACGAGTGGTTATACCCAGAAAGCAGGATGGGATTCACCTCCACTCAGCCAAAGGGAGCCTTCAGGAAGCCAAGAACAGACCAAGGTCAAGTCACCACCAAATGAG GCTACGTCGGATCAACAGGGGCGAGAGGCACTTCTGCAAGCAGATGAAGAGTCTCCAACAGCCAGCAGCACCAATCCTCCCTCACCAACATGCCTGTCAGAGTCACCCACATCGCCCTCAGATGCAGCCACAGCTTCTACAGAAACATCCTCTGTCAACCCCAGGCGAAGGCCGGGACGAGCGAGACCTCGGCCAATCTCTGACTATGGGCAGCTTGTTTCCAGGAAGTACTCCATCCCCGATGAAGAAGCAGAACTGCATCCTGAGGAAAGGACTACAAATGGAACATCGCATAAAGACTACAGTAGCAAAGGCAGATGTGAGAACGGAGACAGCCCCGAGAACTGCAGCATGAACGGGGACATTCAGAGCAGGAGGCAGCGGCCTATCTCAATGATAGGAGTTGTGGACCTGTTCCCTCCCGATgctgaggagaaggaggaccGCCTTCCCTCT CCCCTGTCGCGCCCACCCATCCCGTCCCACCAGGTGCCCCCCTACAGAGGAGTGTCTGCCAGGTTCCGTCCCTCCACGCTCTCCCAGAGCACCCCCATCGGACTGGACCGCCTCGGGCGACGCAAGCTCCACAGAGTGCTCAGCG ATGGGGTGTCTGAGTGCTCGGCAACACTTGATGACAGCGTgagtgaggaggagggcagCTTTGATGAGCTCAGTGAAGTCACTCCCTATCTGCAGCCAGGGGTGGAGCTCTCTGTGCTCAACGAG TGGATAAGCTCTGGCCACACGGTGTATGCTGAGGCCCTCTGGGACCATGTGACTatggaggagcaggagctggCCTTCAAGGCTGGGGATGTGATCCGCGTCCTGGACGCCTCTCATACAGACTGGTGGTGGGGCAGAGGGGCTGACAGAGAAGCCTGGTTCCCCTCCAGCTTTGTGAGG GTGCGTGTGAACCAGGAGGACTCGAGTGGGGAGAGTGTGGAGAGTGTAGCGGACCAGGAAGATCCAGCccccagagacacacacagcgcccaacacagagagcagatgaGAACCAACGTGGTCCAAGAGATCATGAATACTGAACGCATCTACATCAAGCACCTCAAAGACATCTGTGAG GGTTACATCCGCCAGTGCCGTAAACACCCAGGCATGTTCACTGAGTTGCAATTGAAGACCATCTTCAGCAACATAGAAGATATCTACAGGTTCCAGAGGCAGTTTCTCCGAGACCTGGAGAAGAAGTACAACAAAGACCAGCCACATCTCAGCGAAATCGGTTCTTGCTTTCTCTTGCAG gGGGAGGGCTTCTCCATCTACTCAGACTACTGTAACACCCACCCAGTAGCCAGCGCTGAGCTGCATCGCCTGATGAAGCTGGGGCGATATAAGCACTTCTTTGAGGCCTGCCGGCTCCTCCAGCAGATGATCGACATTTCCATTGCTGGCTTCCTGCTCACACCCGTCCAGAAGATCTGTAAATACCCCCTGCAGCTGGGAGAACTGCTCAAGTACACCCCCAAGGACCACAG CGACTACAACGGAGTGAGCAATGCATACGAGGCTATGAAGAATGTGGCCAGTCTGAttaatgagaggaagagaaggctAGAGAGTGTCGACACCATCGCTCACTGGCAGGTCGCCATTCTACACTGGGAG GGAGCTGATGTGCTGGAACGCAGCTCTGAGCTGATCCACTCCGGCGAACTGACCCGGATCGTCCGGCAGGGCAAGACTCAGCAGCGCAGCTTCTTCCTGTTTGACCACCAGTTGGTCTTCTGCAAAAAAGATGTCCTACGCAGAGATCTGCTCCACTACCGTGGACGGCTGGATATGGACCAGACCGAGGTGGTGGAGCTGCCCGATGGGCGGGACCCAGATCTGGGCCTGACCCTGAGGAACGCTCTGCGCCTGCGCCACACCTCCActctggagagtgtgtgtgtactctgctGCAGGAAGGCCCAAGACAAACAGAGGTGGTTACAGGCGTTTGCCAGGGAGAGACGCAGGGTCCAGGAGGATCAAGAGATGG GAATCGAGATCAGTGACGAGCAAAGAAAACAGGCCATTTTTAATGCCAGAAAAGCCAAACAAGGGAAGATCAAAA CCATTGGTTACTCTGGTTCTGTGCCACCCCACCACCAAAACCTTCACCCCCTTCACCAGCGTCATGTTACCGTTCCAACCAGTGTGCCTCAGCAGCAGGTGTTCTCATTGGCTGAGCCCCCCAAGCGAA